One region of Glutamicibacter sp. B1 genomic DNA includes:
- a CDS encoding aminotransferase class I/II-fold pyridoxal phosphate-dependent enzyme: MSISMTPWQRTAHGANLLDESGQPGVTIFEEITALANKHEAINLGQGFPDTEGPVEIRQIAVDAILSGANQYAPGSGILPLRQAIAEHQKRYYSLDVDPDTEVVVSTGATEAIAASLLAFLEPGDEVVTFEPFYDSYAAMIGLANAKHKVVQLKAPTFEPSIEDLRAAISDKTRVILINNPHNPTGAVFSTQVLSEVIALAHQHDCIIVADEVYEHLTFETKHVPIASLPGGFERTITISSAGKSFSFTGWKVGWATGPEHLITAIRTIKQFLTYSSGPAFQPAVAKALNLPEKFFIDFAASLASGAQILADGLENAGIPVIRPQGTYFLVADINNFKRNDAIEVARAMPESVGVAAIPMSVFARPENVSNYQGLLRFAFCKKPPILTEAIKKLQLLPEVLNR, from the coding sequence ATGAGCATTTCTATGACTCCTTGGCAACGAACAGCCCACGGCGCTAATTTATTAGACGAATCTGGCCAGCCTGGGGTGACAATCTTTGAAGAGATTACTGCTCTTGCCAATAAGCATGAAGCCATCAATTTGGGTCAAGGTTTTCCCGACACAGAAGGGCCAGTTGAAATTCGGCAAATTGCCGTTGACGCGATTCTTTCCGGAGCAAATCAATATGCACCAGGATCTGGTATCTTGCCACTACGTCAGGCCATTGCCGAGCATCAGAAACGTTATTACTCCTTGGATGTTGATCCTGACACTGAAGTAGTCGTATCCACCGGTGCGACGGAAGCAATTGCCGCGTCTTTATTGGCCTTCCTAGAACCTGGCGATGAAGTCGTCACCTTTGAACCGTTCTATGACTCATACGCAGCGATGATCGGCCTGGCCAATGCCAAGCACAAGGTCGTTCAGCTCAAAGCACCCACGTTTGAACCCAGCATCGAAGATCTGAGAGCGGCCATCTCGGATAAGACGCGAGTCATTCTGATCAATAATCCTCATAATCCCACAGGAGCCGTGTTTTCAACACAGGTCTTGAGTGAAGTCATTGCCTTGGCACACCAACATGACTGCATCATTGTTGCCGACGAGGTTTATGAACATCTAACTTTCGAAACCAAACACGTACCCATCGCGAGCTTGCCCGGCGGCTTCGAACGCACAATCACGATCTCTTCGGCAGGAAAATCATTCTCCTTCACCGGTTGGAAAGTGGGATGGGCCACCGGACCTGAACACTTGATCACCGCGATTCGCACCATCAAGCAATTTCTCACCTACTCGTCGGGTCCAGCTTTTCAACCTGCTGTGGCCAAGGCGCTGAATCTTCCAGAGAAATTCTTCATAGACTTCGCAGCATCCTTGGCCTCAGGTGCGCAGATACTCGCAGATGGGCTGGAAAATGCGGGTATTCCCGTCATTCGTCCTCAAGGAACATACTTCCTCGTGGCAGATATCAATAACTTCAAACGTAACGATGCGATTGAAGTTGCTCGCGCCATGCCTGAATCGGTGGGAGTAGCAGCCATCCCCATGTCCGTTTTTGCCCGGCCAGAGAACGTATCCAACTACCAAGGCTTACTACGTTTCGCTTTCTGCAAAAAGCCCCCGATCCTGACCGAAGCTATTAAGAAGCTTCAGCTACTTCCGGAGGTCCTGAACCGATGA
- a CDS encoding LCP family protein, giving the protein MSFETYEARPRKKKHTGRNVVLSILVLVMVAALVAAGYLWNLGRTFDSQSGKISDAFPAEDTRPEVKEESKDAVNILLLGSDTRATRDTDETDEEFGTLPNGGRSDTMMLVHIPEDRKNIYVTSIMRDTWLNIPGVGSAKINAAFAHGGVSKAVETLEGLFGVRINHVASIDFEGFKGLTDAVGGVTINNPIAFKQSLANGITFPKGTQTLDGEQALAFVRERKAFPSSDYQRVKNQQLFVKALLGQLMSKDTLTNPAKVSDAVGQIAPYIAVDDSLDSAKVASYATSMLNLRPSDMDFFTLPNSGTGRSADGQSIVVPDMDAINKFGKALQEDKMAEFVESTDLSR; this is encoded by the coding sequence ATGTCCTTCGAAACGTACGAAGCGCGACCGCGCAAGAAGAAACACACTGGGCGCAATGTTGTGCTCAGCATCCTTGTTCTAGTGATGGTTGCGGCCCTAGTTGCGGCTGGTTACTTATGGAATCTTGGACGTACCTTCGACTCCCAGAGCGGAAAGATCTCTGACGCTTTCCCGGCCGAAGACACTCGTCCCGAGGTTAAAGAAGAGTCAAAAGACGCAGTCAACATCCTGCTTCTTGGCAGTGACACGCGAGCAACGCGAGACACCGACGAAACTGATGAAGAATTCGGAACCCTGCCAAATGGTGGCCGTTCGGACACGATGATGCTTGTTCACATCCCCGAAGACCGCAAGAACATCTATGTCACCTCGATCATGCGTGATACCTGGCTGAATATCCCTGGTGTAGGATCCGCAAAGATCAATGCCGCGTTTGCCCACGGCGGTGTGTCGAAGGCTGTTGAAACTCTTGAAGGACTCTTTGGCGTCCGTATCAACCACGTGGCATCCATTGATTTTGAGGGATTCAAAGGCCTTACCGACGCGGTTGGTGGTGTGACTATCAATAACCCCATCGCTTTCAAGCAGTCTTTGGCCAACGGCATCACTTTCCCTAAGGGAACCCAGACTCTTGACGGTGAACAGGCTCTTGCCTTCGTCCGTGAACGCAAAGCGTTCCCGTCCAGTGACTACCAGCGCGTCAAGAACCAGCAGCTCTTTGTTAAGGCATTGCTTGGCCAGCTCATGTCAAAGGATACGTTGACTAATCCGGCAAAGGTTTCGGATGCAGTGGGACAGATTGCACCGTACATTGCAGTTGATGATTCCCTTGATTCCGCAAAGGTAGCTTCTTACGCGACTTCCATGTTGAACTTGCGTCCAAGCGATATGGATTTCTTCACGCTACCAAACAGCGGCACCGGCCGCTCCGCTGACGGACAATCAATTGTGGTGCCAGATATGGACGCAATCAATAAGTTCGGTAAGGCACTGCAAGAAGACAAGATGGCTGAATTCGTGGAGTCGACTGACCTTTCACGCTAG
- a CDS encoding DAK2 domain-containing protein: MTPQKLDTSVRAIKEWLARSVKSLGNHSDRLNAINVFPVADGDTGSNLYLTARAGHDAVSELESDDIGGFLEVAARASMESARGNSGTIFAVFLSGLSEPWIGQERLTAPLLALGLERAKVRSWSALSEPVEGTMLSVINAIALAAGSTLAHIKTDPESRAALDTLLVQMKQAAQLAVKGTETELEPLLEAGVVDAGAVGMLIIIDELCAAVRNDDTDFSSYESFHGYKIQDPHVHKNGEPETGVEVMCTVSLDALGAATLRGQLDALGNSVIMSPVNQLEEDTYRWRVHVHVDEPQPALDLIGKYGDPVNVSVTDLCTHDD; this comes from the coding sequence ATGACCCCCCAAAAGCTCGATACGTCCGTGCGCGCCATCAAAGAATGGTTAGCACGGAGCGTGAAGAGTCTCGGGAACCATTCTGACCGGCTCAACGCCATCAATGTTTTCCCAGTAGCCGACGGTGATACGGGTAGTAACCTCTACCTCACCGCTCGCGCTGGCCATGATGCTGTGAGCGAGTTGGAAAGTGATGATATCGGTGGATTTCTAGAAGTTGCCGCGCGCGCCTCAATGGAGTCTGCGCGTGGCAACTCCGGAACCATCTTTGCCGTTTTCCTCAGTGGACTGAGCGAACCTTGGATTGGGCAAGAACGGTTGACTGCGCCACTTCTCGCTCTAGGGTTAGAACGGGCAAAAGTTCGTTCGTGGTCAGCGCTGAGCGAACCTGTCGAAGGCACCATGCTTTCGGTGATCAACGCGATCGCTTTGGCCGCTGGTTCTACGCTGGCTCATATCAAGACAGACCCGGAAAGTCGTGCTGCTTTGGACACGCTCCTGGTGCAGATGAAGCAGGCCGCACAGTTAGCTGTTAAAGGCACAGAAACTGAGCTGGAGCCTTTGCTTGAAGCTGGCGTGGTTGATGCTGGTGCGGTAGGCATGCTGATCATTATTGATGAGTTGTGCGCCGCGGTCAGGAATGACGATACTGATTTTTCTTCCTATGAATCCTTCCATGGCTATAAGATTCAAGATCCTCATGTGCATAAGAATGGTGAACCTGAAACAGGTGTTGAGGTGATGTGTACGGTTTCTCTTGACGCTCTAGGCGCAGCGACCCTCCGCGGCCAACTAGATGCCTTAGGAAACTCCGTGATCATGTCCCCGGTGAACCAGTTGGAAGAAGATACTTACCGCTGGCGTGTTCACGTCCACGTAGACGAACCACAACCAGCACTTGATCTCATTGGCAAGTATGGTGATCCGGTGAATGTCAGCGTAACGGACCTCTGCACCCACGATGACTGA
- a CDS encoding ATP-dependent DNA helicase RecG, with product MTDQGTAPFEDSELATYLGGKNAQALEKAFGYTTVGDFLWHFPRRYVEVGELTPIAELPFDEHVTVVAQVVNVSQRQMHSRRGFIFEVTVSDELSSGGQELKMTFFNGYQARSDLIVGTIAMFSGKVGWYQDHLQLSQPDYAVLDEASQADPRPIPIYPATAKMPNKKIRDLMGLLIPHLSEERLPEFLPEEILRAHRYPERHRAFLERHTPREIKNAYIARQRFAFEEAFVLQLSLAERNRQLGTQQAITRPRVEGRLADKFDRQLPFELTEDQLQVGDQIAADLSQAHPMHRLLQGEVGSGKTIVALRAILQVIDAGGQAALLAPTEVLAAQHFSSIKKMLGKLAEPGLFGEGEGTGVALLTGSAKTAQRREALLGIASGETGLIIGTHALLGDQVQFAELGLVVVDEQHRFGVEQRDALRAKSGDWVPHTLVMTATPIPRTVAMTVFGDLDTSTIKRLPAGRAPIQTHIVPMQLAGYRDRLFSRITEEVSQGHQVYVVCPRISDTTAEQGVLLSTYDEPPGQTMSVEAMMELLAGMPEFSSLRVEALHSQLDAARKQELMDSFARGEIDVLVSTTVIEVGVDVHNATLMVIMDAERFGISQLHQLRGRIGRGGLPGTCLMTTWLDADHPSVSRLKTIESTLDGFELAEADLAERREGNILGVQQSGSQSSLKELSIIKDRTVIEQARGHVDALMKMPAWQTKYPRLLEIVGAWADESTKEFLNKN from the coding sequence ATGACTGATCAGGGCACAGCACCATTTGAAGATTCTGAGCTTGCTACTTATCTCGGTGGTAAGAATGCTCAAGCCTTAGAAAAGGCTTTCGGCTATACAACTGTCGGAGATTTTCTCTGGCACTTTCCACGCCGCTATGTCGAAGTGGGCGAACTGACACCCATTGCCGAGCTTCCCTTTGACGAGCATGTCACTGTTGTCGCTCAAGTTGTCAATGTTAGTCAACGTCAGATGCACTCGCGCCGGGGATTTATCTTTGAAGTGACGGTGAGCGATGAGCTAAGCTCAGGCGGACAAGAACTGAAAATGACGTTCTTCAACGGGTACCAAGCCCGCAGTGACTTGATTGTCGGGACTATCGCCATGTTCAGTGGAAAAGTTGGTTGGTATCAAGACCACCTACAGTTGAGCCAACCCGATTACGCGGTTCTGGATGAAGCATCACAAGCGGATCCTCGACCAATCCCTATTTACCCGGCAACAGCGAAAATGCCGAACAAAAAAATTCGTGACTTGATGGGGCTTCTCATCCCACACCTTTCAGAAGAACGTCTGCCTGAATTTCTTCCGGAAGAGATTCTGCGCGCTCATCGCTACCCTGAACGCCACAGAGCATTTCTTGAACGTCATACACCTCGAGAAATCAAGAACGCGTACATCGCCAGACAGCGATTTGCCTTTGAAGAAGCCTTCGTTCTCCAACTGTCACTAGCTGAACGTAATCGTCAACTTGGTACGCAGCAGGCCATAACCCGTCCACGCGTGGAGGGACGTCTCGCCGACAAATTTGATAGACAGTTACCCTTTGAACTGACCGAAGATCAGCTTCAGGTGGGGGATCAGATTGCTGCTGATTTGTCGCAGGCCCACCCGATGCATCGCTTGCTTCAAGGTGAGGTAGGTTCGGGTAAGACCATTGTGGCGTTGCGTGCCATTCTTCAGGTAATTGATGCCGGAGGTCAGGCTGCTCTGCTGGCACCAACGGAAGTCTTGGCAGCGCAGCACTTCAGCTCCATCAAGAAGATGCTTGGTAAGTTGGCTGAACCCGGGCTCTTTGGCGAAGGTGAGGGAACTGGGGTAGCTCTGCTAACAGGGTCCGCCAAGACGGCTCAACGACGAGAAGCTCTCTTAGGTATTGCCAGCGGTGAGACTGGACTGATTATTGGTACTCACGCGCTGTTAGGGGATCAAGTTCAGTTTGCTGAGCTTGGTCTCGTAGTCGTTGATGAGCAACACCGGTTCGGTGTAGAGCAACGCGATGCTCTCCGGGCTAAATCAGGAGACTGGGTTCCTCACACATTAGTGATGACGGCAACTCCGATCCCTAGGACGGTGGCGATGACAGTCTTTGGTGATCTAGACACTTCAACAATTAAACGTTTACCTGCCGGACGTGCACCGATTCAAACTCATATTGTTCCTATGCAGCTTGCTGGTTATCGGGATAGGTTGTTCTCACGAATCACAGAAGAAGTTTCCCAAGGGCATCAGGTCTATGTGGTGTGCCCCCGTATCTCAGATACAACTGCTGAGCAAGGCGTGCTCCTTTCAACCTATGATGAACCTCCTGGTCAGACAATGAGCGTGGAAGCAATGATGGAACTGCTGGCAGGAATGCCAGAGTTTTCTTCATTGCGTGTTGAAGCTCTGCATTCGCAACTGGACGCGGCCCGGAAACAAGAACTCATGGATTCATTTGCCCGCGGAGAAATCGACGTACTGGTTTCCACGACGGTCATTGAAGTTGGTGTTGACGTGCATAACGCAACTCTAATGGTCATCATGGATGCTGAGCGTTTTGGTATTTCGCAGCTGCATCAGTTGCGCGGTCGTATCGGTCGTGGTGGATTGCCGGGAACCTGTCTCATGACGACGTGGTTAGACGCGGACCACCCTTCAGTATCAAGACTAAAAACCATCGAATCTACCCTGGATGGTTTCGAGTTGGCCGAAGCGGACCTCGCGGAACGACGCGAAGGAAACATTCTTGGTGTTCAGCAGTCTGGCAGTCAATCATCACTGAAAGAACTGAGCATCATCAAAGACCGCACCGTGATTGAGCAAGCGCGCGGTCATGTCGATGCATTGATGAAGATGCCAGCGTGGCAAACGAAGTACCCACGTCTCCTTGAGATTGTCGGAGCCTGGGCCGATGAATCAACTAAAGAATTTTTGAATAAGAACTAG
- a CDS encoding DUF3515 family protein, with product MAVVASSLLASCSSVAAVDAAPDASNPLCAEMMVVLPDAIGDAERRPTTSQATSAWGDPSQVVLRCGVEVPTPTTDPCVSVNDVDWVAHEDDKSGIWTLTTYGRTPATEVVLDPNVIPSSTVLASLSDAAAKIPAQKACVSVDKSEEL from the coding sequence ATGGCAGTTGTAGCTAGTTCGCTACTTGCCTCTTGCTCTTCAGTAGCTGCCGTTGATGCAGCACCCGATGCTTCTAATCCTCTTTGTGCAGAAATGATGGTTGTTCTGCCAGATGCCATTGGTGACGCTGAACGTCGTCCCACCACTTCTCAGGCGACCTCCGCATGGGGTGATCCTTCACAAGTAGTTTTGCGATGTGGCGTTGAAGTTCCCACACCAACGACAGATCCTTGCGTATCAGTCAATGACGTTGATTGGGTTGCCCACGAAGACGATAAGAGTGGCATCTGGACGCTTACTACCTACGGACGAACTCCAGCAACTGAAGTCGTGCTTGATCCTAATGTGATCCCCTCCAGTACCGTACTGGCTTCACTTTCTGACGCGGCAGCGAAGATCCCCGCCCAGAAGGCCTGCGTGAGTGTCGACAAGTCTGAAGAATTGTAA
- the rsmD gene encoding 16S rRNA (guanine(966)-N(2))-methyltransferase RsmD, which produces MSRIIAGVAGGQPLKSVPGDATRPTTDRVKEALFSRLESWDLLAGARVLDLFAGSGALGIEAASRGARQVVLVEKAPKAASVCQQNAALVNKVLKSTVVSVQRGSVDSVLDSFVNTSTGLATRTFDVVLLDPPYPLTDAELEITLQKIAKVLAEDATVIVERSSRSPEPSWPEELENFSDKKYGETHLWFAEPVEV; this is translated from the coding sequence ATGAGCCGAATTATTGCTGGCGTAGCTGGCGGTCAGCCACTGAAATCAGTCCCCGGAGATGCGACTCGACCCACGACGGACAGAGTCAAAGAAGCACTCTTTTCTCGCCTTGAAAGCTGGGACCTTCTTGCTGGTGCTCGTGTTCTGGACCTCTTTGCTGGTTCGGGCGCTTTAGGAATTGAAGCTGCCAGTAGGGGAGCACGACAAGTAGTCCTTGTAGAGAAAGCTCCAAAAGCGGCTAGTGTTTGTCAGCAAAATGCTGCCCTAGTGAATAAGGTGCTGAAATCTACAGTAGTTTCAGTTCAACGTGGCTCAGTTGATTCGGTGCTGGATAGCTTCGTTAACACTTCGACGGGCCTAGCAACCCGAACCTTTGATGTAGTGCTGCTGGATCCGCCGTACCCTCTGACCGATGCAGAACTCGAAATCACTTTGCAGAAAATCGCTAAAGTCCTGGCAGAAGACGCGACTGTCATCGTTGAACGCTCCAGTCGTTCACCGGAACCGTCTTGGCCTGAAGAATTGGAGAATTTCTCCGATAAAAAGTACGGGGAAACCCACCTATGGTTTGCTGAACCTGTCGAGGTCTAA
- the galU gene encoding UTP--glucose-1-phosphate uridylyltransferase GalU — translation MTSNRPITKAVIPAAGLGTRFLPATKAMPKEMLPVVDKPAIQYVVAEAVRAGLIDVLMITGRNKRALEDHFDRVPSLEASLEAKGDDKKLASIQEATALGDIHYIRQRDPRGLGHAVLCAKQHVGDEPFAVLLGDDLIHEQDELLTQMIEAQKVTGGSVIALMEVDPEHISAYGCADVERVEGTDYVKVNGLVEKPAKEEAPSNLAVIGRYLLHPRVFEVLEHTKPGRGNEIQLTDALQGLALAEGEGAGVHAIVFRGRRYDTGDKLSYLQANITLAVENEDLGEDLKVWLKEFAAGL, via the coding sequence ATGACTTCCAATCGGCCAATTACTAAAGCGGTCATCCCTGCAGCGGGACTAGGTACACGCTTCCTGCCAGCAACCAAGGCTATGCCAAAGGAAATGCTTCCTGTGGTAGATAAGCCAGCAATTCAGTACGTGGTAGCGGAAGCTGTTCGGGCCGGTCTTATTGACGTATTAATGATTACCGGCCGAAATAAGCGCGCATTGGAAGATCACTTCGACAGGGTTCCATCGCTGGAAGCCTCCCTCGAAGCAAAGGGTGACGATAAAAAGCTCGCCTCCATTCAAGAAGCCACTGCTCTTGGAGACATTCATTACATTAGACAGCGTGATCCGCGTGGATTGGGACACGCCGTGCTGTGTGCCAAGCAACACGTTGGTGACGAACCATTTGCGGTACTCCTAGGCGATGACTTGATTCATGAACAAGATGAATTGCTGACTCAGATGATTGAGGCTCAGAAAGTCACTGGCGGTTCCGTCATCGCTCTGATGGAAGTGGATCCTGAACATATCAGCGCCTATGGCTGTGCTGATGTTGAACGCGTTGAGGGCACGGATTACGTCAAGGTCAATGGCCTTGTGGAGAAGCCAGCCAAGGAAGAAGCACCAAGTAATTTGGCGGTAATCGGACGGTATTTGTTGCACCCGCGCGTCTTCGAAGTACTAGAACACACTAAGCCTGGGCGTGGAAATGAAATCCAGCTGACCGACGCCCTACAGGGACTAGCACTTGCTGAAGGTGAAGGTGCGGGAGTACACGCAATCGTCTTCCGCGGGAGACGCTACGACACCGGAGATAAACTCAGCTACCTGCAAGCAAATATCACCCTTGCGGTTGAGAATGAAGACCTCGGTGAGGATCTCAAAGTCTGGCTCAAGGAATTTGCTGCCGGTCTATAG
- the coaD gene encoding pantetheine-phosphate adenylyltransferase codes for MRRAVCPGSFDPIHNGHVEIIARAASLFDEVIVAVSTNYSKKYRFSEDERVKMVEETVGGLRGVSAIPMGQGLLAEFCKDHGAEAIVKGLRSTVDYAYEIPMATMNRHLTGVETVFLQADTRFTHLSSSLLKEVQTLGGDVTEYLPRAVVKRITKS; via the coding sequence ATGCGAAGAGCGGTTTGCCCTGGATCATTTGATCCCATTCACAATGGCCATGTTGAGATCATCGCTCGTGCAGCGAGCCTTTTTGACGAAGTGATAGTTGCGGTCTCCACCAACTACTCCAAGAAATACCGATTTTCTGAAGATGAACGGGTGAAGATGGTCGAAGAGACCGTCGGTGGCCTCAGGGGAGTATCCGCGATCCCTATGGGTCAAGGACTGCTGGCAGAGTTTTGCAAAGACCATGGCGCTGAAGCCATCGTCAAAGGCCTGAGAAGCACAGTTGATTATGCCTACGAAATCCCAATGGCAACGATGAACCGGCACCTGACCGGGGTTGAAACTGTCTTTCTTCAAGCTGACACCCGATTTACTCATTTGTCTTCGTCCCTGCTTAAAGAAGTGCAGACACTGGGAGGCGACGTGACAGAATATTTACCACGTGCTGTCGTGAAACGAATTACGAAGAGTTGA
- a CDS encoding D-alanine--D-alanine ligase family protein: MADRKLRVLLLFGGRSSEHSVSCVTAAGVMHAIDRDLFDVIPVGITRDGGWTLLDKDPEGWALDSGQLPEISTVDHPVQLSPEPNKTSLQAFADAKISEISEVDVVFPLLHGPFGEDGSIQGLLETAGVPYVGSGIAASAMGMDKHFMKVVFQEAGFNVGPYEVVTNKQWLRDSEAALARCEHLEYPLFVKPARAGSSVGITKVDVPSDLRAAVEVARAEDPKVIVEQGIVGREIECGVLEGRGSTPARASLPGEIAVADNGHTFYDFEAKYVDGAAAQLSCPADLSEEATTEIRDLAVKAFDSLDAEGLSRVDFFYTPDGQWIINEINTMPGFTPSSMYPQMWDKTGIGYRELINELIALATERNVGLR, translated from the coding sequence ATGGCTGATCGTAAACTCCGAGTCCTGCTCTTGTTTGGTGGACGTTCCTCTGAACACTCGGTGTCGTGCGTGACCGCAGCCGGCGTCATGCATGCCATAGACCGTGATCTCTTTGACGTTATTCCCGTGGGCATTACCCGGGATGGCGGATGGACTTTGCTGGACAAGGATCCAGAAGGCTGGGCTTTAGACTCCGGACAACTGCCGGAAATTTCTACGGTTGATCACCCAGTTCAGCTTTCGCCTGAACCAAACAAGACGTCTCTCCAAGCTTTCGCTGACGCGAAAATTTCAGAGATTTCTGAAGTAGACGTAGTTTTCCCACTCCTGCATGGACCTTTCGGTGAAGATGGTTCGATTCAGGGCCTATTGGAAACCGCGGGTGTGCCATATGTAGGCTCCGGCATTGCTGCTAGCGCCATGGGTATGGACAAGCACTTCATGAAGGTTGTTTTCCAGGAAGCCGGCTTCAATGTCGGCCCGTACGAAGTCGTCACCAACAAGCAGTGGCTACGGGACAGCGAAGCCGCACTGGCTCGTTGCGAACACTTGGAATACCCACTCTTTGTGAAGCCAGCTCGCGCCGGCTCATCCGTAGGTATCACCAAGGTAGATGTACCTTCTGACCTTCGTGCAGCTGTGGAGGTTGCTCGTGCCGAGGATCCAAAGGTCATCGTGGAACAGGGCATTGTCGGACGCGAAATCGAATGCGGCGTTCTAGAAGGACGCGGTAGTACCCCAGCGCGGGCATCGTTACCAGGTGAAATTGCAGTGGCAGATAACGGTCACACGTTCTATGATTTTGAAGCTAAGTACGTGGACGGCGCCGCGGCGCAACTTAGCTGCCCTGCAGACTTGAGCGAAGAAGCCACTACGGAAATTCGAGATCTTGCCGTCAAGGCTTTTGACTCTTTGGACGCTGAAGGACTTTCCCGAGTCGACTTCTTCTATACTCCAGATGGTCAATGGATTATCAACGAGATCAACACGATGCCTGGTTTCACGCCTTCGAGCATGTACCCGCAGATGTGGGATAAGACCGGTATTGGTTACCGTGAACTGATCAATGAGCTCATTGCTTTGGCGACTGAGCGAAACGTTGGACTTAGATAG
- a CDS encoding spermidine synthase, which translates to MSVKPVKRWLGFVQEHATIYDDDLVPGSKILAIGDAEQSHVNLAHPEEVFYEYLSRIANHLRVLRGAEKPLRMLHLGAGALTLARWASVVYPVSTHVAVDIERELLDFVLTQLPLPTNCKLTPLVADARSVLAEELADEKFDVIILDIFSGPEAPEHLTTPEYYAELKNSLTTDGLLFVNVGDDPPLRFTKTQVAAAQSAFDFVMLSSTPEMFTQRYPGNLILTASNQKISEELIQQCQAAGPYPAETRAGLDLDRFSKP; encoded by the coding sequence ATGAGCGTTAAACCGGTCAAGCGTTGGCTAGGCTTCGTGCAAGAACATGCCACCATCTACGATGATGACTTAGTTCCAGGCTCAAAAATACTTGCCATCGGCGATGCCGAACAATCGCACGTCAATTTGGCGCACCCCGAAGAAGTCTTTTACGAATACTTGTCACGCATTGCAAATCATCTGAGGGTGTTACGCGGTGCAGAAAAACCGTTACGGATGCTCCATCTAGGTGCTGGTGCACTAACGCTGGCGCGTTGGGCTAGCGTTGTCTATCCAGTAAGTACCCACGTAGCGGTAGACATTGAACGAGAGCTTCTAGACTTTGTTCTCACCCAATTGCCACTACCTACCAATTGCAAGCTCACGCCGCTGGTAGCAGATGCTCGATCAGTATTAGCCGAAGAACTTGCCGACGAGAAATTTGATGTGATCATTCTTGACATCTTCTCCGGTCCCGAAGCACCCGAACATTTAACTACACCGGAGTACTACGCCGAGCTGAAAAATTCACTGACCACTGACGGATTGTTGTTCGTCAACGTCGGTGATGATCCCCCATTACGATTCACAAAAACCCAAGTTGCCGCTGCGCAGTCTGCATTTGATTTCGTGATGCTCAGTTCAACACCAGAGATGTTCACCCAGAGATACCCGGGTAACCTCATCCTCACCGCTTCGAATCAGAAGATCTCGGAGGAACTAATCCAACAATGCCAAGCCGCAGGACCATATCCGGCGGAAACCCGGGCTGGTTTAGACCTCGACAGGTTCAGCAAACCATAG